The Pueribacillus theae genome has a segment encoding these proteins:
- a CDS encoding acyl-CoA dehydrogenase family protein codes for MDFSFTAEEEKFRDELRTWLEENLPAGWLEGKRMIPEDDNEKAQFLREWQRKLSEGGWAGLSWPKEYGGRGASLIEEVIYEQEMARVNAPPVLNIIGLAMVGPTLLQIGTDEQKNKYINKILNGEEIWCQGYSEPNSGSDLAALQTRAVKQGDKWIINGQKIWTSYAHLADRCFLLARTENTGKKHEGITAFLVDMHQEGVETRTIRSINDKRDFNEMFFNDAIAYDADIVGEVNDGWRVSLTLLSHERVGIARQTFRLQKLFSELVDLAKTMKKNGIPFIKDPIVRQKLASFRARTRASLLNYYRHLTDTIQNGKPGPEGSMDKLGSGELGQEMLAYAVSLQGAYGLLWKEDALIDASWQHDYLRSYAYTIEGGTSEIQRNIVGERILGLPKDIKY; via the coding sequence ATGGATTTTTCATTTACAGCTGAAGAAGAAAAGTTTCGTGATGAATTACGTACATGGCTGGAAGAAAATTTGCCCGCTGGCTGGCTTGAAGGAAAAAGAATGATTCCTGAAGATGATAACGAAAAAGCCCAATTTTTAAGAGAGTGGCAGCGTAAATTATCAGAAGGTGGATGGGCTGGGTTGTCTTGGCCGAAAGAGTACGGAGGAAGAGGCGCTTCTTTAATTGAAGAAGTGATTTACGAGCAAGAAATGGCTAGGGTGAATGCTCCTCCTGTGTTAAATATTATTGGCCTTGCCATGGTTGGACCAACGCTTCTGCAAATTGGAACAGATGAACAAAAAAATAAATACATAAATAAAATTTTAAACGGCGAAGAAATATGGTGCCAAGGATATTCTGAACCGAATTCAGGCTCTGACTTGGCGGCCCTTCAGACAAGAGCTGTCAAACAAGGGGACAAATGGATTATTAATGGTCAAAAAATTTGGACAAGTTACGCACATCTCGCCGATCGATGCTTTTTGCTTGCGCGTACAGAAAACACAGGCAAAAAACACGAAGGAATTACTGCCTTTCTCGTGGATATGCATCAAGAGGGCGTTGAAACGAGAACAATTCGCTCGATCAATGACAAACGTGATTTTAATGAAATGTTTTTCAATGACGCCATTGCATATGATGCAGATATTGTAGGCGAGGTAAATGATGGGTGGCGAGTATCACTCACTTTACTTAGCCATGAAAGGGTCGGCATCGCGAGACAAACGTTTCGTTTACAAAAATTATTTAGTGAACTAGTTGACTTGGCAAAAACAATGAAAAAGAACGGGATTCCTTTCATTAAAGATCCGATTGTACGACAAAAGCTAGCAAGTTTTCGCGCAAGGACAAGAGCTTCGCTTCTAAACTATTACCGTCATTTGACAGACACGATTCAAAATGGGAAACCAGGGCCTGAAGGCTCGATGGATAAGCTTGGCTCAGGTGAATTGGGACAAGAAATGCTCGCTTATGCCGTTTCTTTGCAAGGAGCTTATGGTCTGCTTTGGAAAGAAGATGCTCTGATCGATGCAAGCTGGCAGCATGATTATTTGCGCTCCTATGCGTACACGATCGAAGGCGGTACCTCTGAAATTCAGCGAAACATCGTTGGCGAACGCATCCTTGGATTGCCAAAGGATATTAAATATTAA
- a CDS encoding acyl-CoA dehydrogenase family protein, translated as MDFSLNEEQKSFQASARQFIDSKGGLSLARRYTEGEEQVLDELWAGLGNLGYMGITVSENYGGLGMGPLTLVPILEEMGRALIPGPYAETVAFAVPLLEAYGTEEQKQTYLSEIAEGKRKITLALLEDSAELVPSAIQLQARKDGEDYVLKGKKTLVPYAENADTFIVPVRTGGNQGEYGISLFLVDRENTNLTFNSLLNMDETRKLSNASFEGVRISKKQLIGSENIGWGILQEGLVHLNAALCSTMVGGMEKVVEMSTEYGKTRIQFGQPIGRFQAVKHRIVNMKMDQESSRSLTYYAAWAVENQSEDMIEAVSLAKSFASEAYIRMASDNIQNHGGMGFTWEFDCHLFLKRARALENHLGSPEYHRELAAVELGW; from the coding sequence ATGGACTTTTCATTAAATGAAGAACAAAAATCGTTCCAAGCATCCGCTCGTCAATTTATTGACTCAAAGGGCGGTTTAAGTCTTGCCAGACGTTATACAGAAGGTGAAGAGCAAGTATTAGATGAATTATGGGCAGGGTTAGGAAATCTCGGCTACATGGGGATTACGGTATCAGAAAACTACGGTGGATTGGGAATGGGGCCACTTACGCTTGTCCCTATTTTAGAAGAAATGGGACGCGCCCTTATTCCGGGTCCTTATGCGGAAACGGTTGCTTTTGCCGTCCCTTTATTAGAAGCCTATGGAACAGAAGAACAAAAGCAAACATATTTATCCGAGATAGCGGAAGGGAAGAGGAAAATCACCCTCGCCTTATTAGAGGACAGCGCAGAACTCGTGCCTTCTGCCATTCAATTGCAAGCAAGAAAAGATGGAGAAGATTATGTGTTAAAGGGAAAGAAAACCCTAGTCCCTTATGCTGAGAATGCAGACACTTTCATCGTACCTGTAAGAACGGGGGGCAATCAGGGCGAGTATGGGATTTCACTGTTTCTTGTCGATCGTGAAAATACAAACTTAACGTTCAATTCTTTGCTAAATATGGATGAAACGAGAAAACTATCAAATGCCTCCTTTGAGGGAGTTCGTATTTCTAAAAAACAATTAATAGGATCTGAAAATATTGGCTGGGGAATCTTGCAGGAAGGCCTTGTTCATTTGAATGCAGCGTTATGTTCAACAATGGTCGGCGGAATGGAAAAAGTGGTAGAAATGTCAACGGAATACGGAAAAACGCGTATACAGTTTGGGCAACCGATCGGAAGATTCCAAGCGGTTAAACATCGCATCGTGAATATGAAAATGGATCAAGAAAGTTCCCGCTCATTAACCTATTACGCGGCTTGGGCAGTCGAGAATCAATCGGAAGATATGATAGAGGCTGTTTCGCTCGCGAAATCATTTGCCTCAGAAGCTTATATTCGAATGGCGAGCGATAACATCCAAAATCACGGAGGCATGGGATTTACATGGGAATTTGATTGCCATCTCTTCCTTAAGCGTGCAAGAGCATTAGAGAATCATCTCGGTTCACCTGAATATCATCGTGAATTAGCGGCAGTAGAATTAGGTTGGTAA